The Procambarus clarkii isolate CNS0578487 chromosome 39, FALCON_Pclarkii_2.0, whole genome shotgun sequence genome window below encodes:
- the LOC123760429 gene encoding hornerin-like — protein sequence MEGLVKELMNLVGTLRAEMYSLRDEVRQLKHREETQEETNINKTSSWKVVKDKGLKKTLTRPPTNALRTFNSFAVLGDEYCGEPAVHSKRKSTKSNEAEAPQSAQKVKEANKRIFVVGDSQRAEAGVTAGGGRCDSGRRQVSQRAEAGVTAGGGGCHSGRRQVSERAEAGVRAGGGRCHSGRRQVSQRAEAGVTAGGGGCHSGRRRRAEAGVTAGGGGCHSGRRRVSQRAEAGVTAGGGGCHSGRRRVSQRAEAVVTAGGGECHSGRRRVSQRAEAGVTAGGGRCHSGRRQVSQRAEAGVTAGGGRCHSGRRQVSQRAEAGVTAGGGGCHSRRRQLSQRAEAGVTAGGGGCHSGRRQVSQRAEAGVTAGGGRCHSGRRQLSRRVSQRAEAGVTAGGGRCHSGRRQVSQRAEAGVTAGGGRCHSGRRRVSQRAEAGVTAGGGGCHSGRRQVSQRAEAGVTAGGGRCHSGRRRVSQRAEAGVTAGGGGCHSGRRRVSQRAEAGVTAGGGGCHSGRRRVSQRAEAGVTAGGGSCHGGCHSGLRQVSQRAEAGVTAGGGGCHSGRRQVSQRAEASVTAGGGSCHGGCHSGRRRVSQRAEAGVTAGEVRCHSGRRQVSQRAEAVVTAGVTAGGGGCHSGRRQVSQRAEAGVTAGGGRCHSGRRQVSQRAEAGVTAGGGRCHSGRRQVSQRAEAGVTAGGGGCHSGRRQLSWRVSQRAEAGVTAGGGGCHSGRRQVSQRAEASVTAGGGSCHGGCHSGRRRVSQRAEAGVTAGEGRCHSGRRQVSQRAEAVVTAGVTAGGGGCHSGRRQVSQRAEAGVTAGGGRCHSGRRQVSQRAEAGVRAGGGRCHSGRRQVSQRAEAGVTAGGGRCHSGRRQVSQRAEAGVTAGGGGCHSRRRQLSQRAEAGVTAGGGGCHSGRRQVSQRAEAGVTAGGGRCHSGRRQLSRRVSQRAEAGVTAGGGRCHSGRRQVSQRAEAGVTAGGGRCHSGRRRVSQRAEAGVTAGGGGCHSGRRQVSQRAEAGVTAGGGRCHSGRRRVSQRAEAGVTAGGGGCHSGRRRVSQRAEAGVTAGGGGCHSGRRRVSQRAEAGVTAGGGSCHGGCHSGLRQVSQRAEAGVTAGGGGCHSGRRQVSQRAEASVTAGGGSCHGGCHSGRRRVSQRAEAGVTAGEVRCHSGRRQVSQRAEAVVTAGVTAGGGGCHSGRRQVSQRAEAGVTAGGGRCHSGRRQVSQRAEAGVTAGGGRCHSGRRQVSQRAEAGVTAGGGGCHSGRRQLSWRVSQRAEAGVTAGGGGCHSGRRQVSQRAEASVTAGGGSCHGGCHSGRRRVSQRAEAGVTAGEGRCHSGRRQVSQRAEAVVTAGVTAGGGGCHSGRRQVSQRAEAGVTAGGGRCHSGRRQVSQRAEAGVRAGGGRCHSGRRQVSQRAEAGVTAGGGRCHSGRRQVSQRAEAGVTAGGGGCHSGRRRV from the exons CGGGCGGAGGCAGGTGTGACAGCGGGCGGAGGCAGGTGTGACAGCGGGCGGAGGCAGGTGTCACAGCGGGCGGAGGCGGGTGTCACAGCGGGCGGAGGTGGGTGTCACAGCGGGCGGAGGCAGGTGTCAGAGCGGGCGGAGGCAGGTGTCAGAGCGGGCGGAGGCAGGTGTCACAGCGGGCGGAGGCAGGTGTCACAGCGGGCGGAGGCAGGTGTGACAGCGGGCGGAGGCGGGTGTCACAGCGGGCGGAGGCGG CGGGCGGAGGCGGGTGTCACAGCGGGCGGAGGCGGGTGTCACAGCGGGCGGAGGCGGGTGTCACAGCGGGCTGAGGCTGGTGTCACAGCGGGCGGAGGCGGGTGTCACAGCGGGCGGAGGCGGGTGTCACAGCGGGCGGAGGCAGTTGTCACAGCGGGCGGAGGCGAGTGTCACAGCGGGCGGAGGCGGGTGTCACAGCGGGCGGAGGCGGGTGTCACAGCGGGCGGAGGCAGGTGTCACAGCGGGCGGAGGCAGGTGTCACAGCGGGCGGAGGCAGGTGTCACAGCGGGCGGAGGCAGGTGTCACAGCGGGCGGAGGCAGGTGTCACAGCGGGCGGAGGCGGGTGTCACAGCGGGCGGAGGCGGGTGTCACAGCAGGCGGAGGCAGTTGTCACAGCGGGCGGAGGCGGGTGTCACAGCGGGCGGAGGCGGGTGTCACAGCGGGCGGAGGCAGGTGTCACAGCGGGCGGAGGCGGGTGTCACAGCGGGCGGAGGCAGGTGTCACAGCGGGCGGAGGCAGTTGTCACGGCGGGTGTCACAGCGGGCGGAGGCGGGTGTCACAGCGGGCGGAGGCAGGTGTCACAGCGGGCGGAGGCAGGTGTCACAGCGGGCGGAGGCAGGTGTCACAGCGGGCGGAGGCAGGTGTCACAGCGGGCGGAGGCGGGTGTCACAGCGGGCGGAGGCGGGTGTCACAGCGGGCGGAGGCGGGTGTCACAGCGGGCGGAGGCAGGTGTCACAGCGGGCGGAGGCAGGTGTCACAGCGGGCGGAGGCAGGTGTCACAGCGGGCGGAGGCGGGTGTCACAGCGGGCTGAGGCGGGTGTCACAGCGGGCGGAGGCGGGTGTCACAGCGGGCGGAGGCGGGTGTCACAGCGGGCGGAGGCGGGTGTCACAGCGGGCGGAGGCGGGTGTCACAGCGGGCGGAGGCGGGTGTCACAGCGGGCGGAGGCGGGTGTCACAGCGGGCGGAGGCAGTTGTCATGGCGGGTGTCACAGCGGGCTGAGGCAGGTGTCACAGCGGGCGGAGGCGGGTGTCACAGCGGGCGGAGGCGGGTGTCACAGCGGGCGAAGGCAGGTGTCACAGCGGGCGGAGGCAAGTGTCACAGCGGGCGGAGGCAGTTGTCACGGCGGGTGTCACAGCGGGCGGAGGCGGGTGTCACAGCGGGCGGAGGCGGGTGTCACAGCGGGCGAAGTCAGGTGTCACAGCGGGCGGAGGCAAGTGTCACAGCGGGCGGAGGCAGTTGTCACGGCGGGTGTCACAGCGGGCGGAGGCGGGTGTCACAGCGGGCGGAGGCAGGTGTCACAGCGGGCGGAGGCGGGTGTCACAGCGGGCGGAGGCAGGTGTCACAGCGGGCGGAGGCAGGTGTCACAGCGGGCGGAGGCAGGTGTCACAGCGGGCGGAGGCAGGTGTCACAGCGGGCGGAGGCAGGTGTCACAGCGGGCGGAGGCAGGTGTCACAGCGGGCGGAGGCGGGTGTCACAGCGGGCGGAGGCAGTTGTCATGGCGGGTGTCACAGCGGGCTGAGGCAGGTGTCACAGCGGGCGGAGGCGGGTGTCACAGCGGGCGAAGGCAGGTGTCACAGCGGGCGGAGGCAAGTGTCACAGCGGGCGGAGGCAGTTGTCACGGCGGGTGTCACAGCGGGCGGAGGCGGGTGTCACAGCGGGCGGAGGCGGGTGTCACAGCGGGCGAAGGCAGGTGTCACAGCGGGCGGAGGCAAGTGTCACAGCGGGCGGAGGCAGTTGTCACGGCGGGTGTCACAGCGGGCGGAGGCGGGTGTCACAGCGGGCGGAGGCAGGTGTCACAGCGGGCGGAGGCGGGTGTCACAGCGGGCGGAGGCAGGTGTCACAGCGGGCGGAGGCAGGTGTCACAGCGGGCGGAGGCAGGTGTCAGAGCGGGCGGAGGCAGGTGTCACAGCGGGCGGAGGCAGGTGTCACAGCGGGCGGAGGCAGGTGTCACAGCGGGCGGAGGCAGGTGTCACAGCGGGCGGAGGCAGGTGTCACAGCGGGCGGAGGCAGGTGTCACAGCGGGCGGAGGCGGGTGTCACAGCAGGCGGAGGCAGTTGTCACAGCGGGCGGAGGCGGGTGTCACAGCGGGCGGAGGCGGGTGTCACAGCGGGCGGAGGCAGGTGTCACAGCGGGCGGAGGCGGGTGTCACAGCGGGCGGAGGCAGGTGTCACAGCGGGCGGAGGCAGTTGTCACGGCGGGTGTCACAGCGGGCGGAGGCGGGTGTCACAGCGGGCGGAGGCAGGTGTCACAGCGGGCGGAGGCAGGTGTCACAGCGGGCGGAGGCAGGTGTCACAGCGGGCGGAGGCAGGTGTCACAGCGGGCGGAGGCGGGTGTCACAGCGGGCGGAGGCGGGTGTCACAGCGGGCGGAGGCGGGTGTCACAGCGGGCGGAGGCAGGTGTCACAGCGGGCGGAGGCAGGTGTCACAGCGGGCGGAGGCAGGTGTCACAGCGGGCGGAGGCGGGTGTCACAGCGGGCTGAGGCGGGTGTCACAGCGGGCGGAGGCGGGTGTCACAGCGGGCGGAGGCGGGTGTCACAGCGGGCGGAGGCGGGTGTCACAGCGGGCGGAGGCGGGTGTCACAGCGGGCGGAGGCGGGTGTCACAGCGGGCGGAGGCGGGTGTCACAGCGGGCGGAGGCAGTTGTCATGGCGGGTGTCACAGCGGGCTGAGGCAGGTGTCACAGCGGGCGGAGGCGGGTGTCACAGCGGGCGGAGGCGGGTGTCACAGCGGGCGAAGGCAGGTGTCACAGCGGGCGGAGGCAAGTGTCACAGCGGGCGGAGGCAGTTGTCACGGCGGGTGTCACAGCGGGCGGAGGCGGGTGTCACAGCGGGCGGAGGCGGGTGTCACAGCGGGCGAAGTCAGGTGTCACAGCGGGCGGAGGCAAGTGTCACAGCGGGCGGAGGCAGTTGTCACGGCGGGTGTCACAGCGGGCGGAGGCGGGTGTCACAGCGGGCGGAGGCAGGTGTCACAGCGGGCGGAGGCGGGTGTCACAGCGGGCGGAGGCAGGTGTCACAGCGGGCGGAGGCAGGTGTCACAGCGGGCGGAGGCAGGTGTCACAGCGGGCGGAGGCAGGTGTCACAGCGGGCGGAGGCAGGTGTCACAGCGGGCGGAGGCAGGTGTCACAGCGGGCGGAGGCGGGTGTCACAGCGGGCGGAGGCAGTTGTCATGGCGGGTGTCACAGCGGGCTGAGGCAGGTGTCACAGCGGGCGGAGGCGGGTGTCACAGCGGGCGAAGGCAGGTGTCACAGCGGGCGGAGGCAAGTGTCACAGCGGGCGGAGGCAGTTGTCACGGCGGGTGTCACAGCGGGCGGAGGCGGGTGTCACAGCGGGCGGAGGCGGGTGTCACAGCGGGCGAAGGCAGGTGTCACAGCGGGCGGAGGCAAGTGTCACAGCGGGCGGAGGCAGTTGTCACGGCGGGTGTCACAGCGGGCGGAGGCGGGTGTCACAGCGGGCGGAGGCAGGTGTCACAGCGGGCGGAGGCGGGTGTCACAGCGGGCGGAGGCAGGTGTCACAGCGGGCGGAGGCAGGTGTCACAGCGGGCGGAGGCAGGTGTCAGAGCGGGCGGAGGCAGGTGTCACAGCGGGCGGAGGCAGGTGTCACAGCGGGCGGAGGCAGGTGTCACAGCGGGCGGAGGCAGGTGTCACAGCGGGCGGAGGCAGGTGTCACAGCGGGCGGAGGCAGGTGTCACAGCGGGCGGAGGCGGGTGTCACAGCGGGCGGAGGCGGGTGTGA